A window of the Ostrea edulis chromosome 1, xbOstEdul1.1, whole genome shotgun sequence genome harbors these coding sequences:
- the LOC125663789 gene encoding uncharacterized protein LOC125663789 produces MYKLCALIGLLFIIEACLARPGSAPENRRRGPPARRAPGPPPPPARRAPGPRGAPPPARVQPPPPPSRRRPPPPPPRRVPPPPPPRRVPPPPAYNSYYDYYGTSPSTLFLADDCDCNKGDCSPGTTYQGSCGDDMNYCC; encoded by the exons ATGTATAAGTTGTGCGCACTTATTGGATTGCTCTTTATCATTGAGGCATGCTTGGCTCGCCCAG GCTCAGCGCCTGAAAACAGACGTCGCGGTCCCCCCGCTAGACGCGCACCAGGACCTCCTCCTCCACCCGCAAGACGCGCACCAGGACCACGAGGAGCACCACCACCCGCTAGGGTtcaaccaccaccaccaccaagcCGCAGGAGGCctccaccccctccccccagaAGAgttcccccaccccctccccccagaAGAGTTCCCCCACCCCCAG CTTACAATTCGTACTATGACTATTATGGAACCTCGCCGTCAACATTATTCTTAGCCGACGATTGTGATTGTAACAAAGGGGACTGCTCACCAGGAACCACCTACCAGGGCTCCTGCGGGGACGACATGAACTACTGTTGTTAA